A region of Allocoleopsis franciscana PCC 7113 DNA encodes the following proteins:
- a CDS encoding iron-containing redox enzyme family protein, protein MTVALSPDRLIKGISKELSSAAQSPNYIEAEQQFIQLLTHENLDRQVDTHPELVRNFEAAVATALSRAYTEHASVEEVETAHLFLQRILYHINRLNLFWYDDLRRYKNERSYYLQWVRDQIESVWQVWELAQLDVAQLRQLDAQQALIERCEADLNPTLTENKQYLRQEMTLEGYRHLLAIASLDGLVEASRLSRILGGASNEVQATLIRVLLEEYGNGRFTRKHSTFFAKMMAELGLNTQPEGYFDIVPWELLACINHNFLLTECKRHFLRYNGGLTYFEIAGPSIYKDYMSAAERLQLSDTAMGYWELHIREDERHGQWMLQDVALPLVDQYPEDAWELVLGYDQEKWMGDRAGAAIIRCIKQAEQSA, encoded by the coding sequence ATGACCGTAGCTTTGAGTCCCGATCGCCTGATTAAAGGGATATCCAAAGAATTGTCATCGGCTGCTCAATCCCCCAATTATATCGAAGCCGAACAACAATTCATTCAACTACTTACCCATGAAAATTTAGACCGACAGGTAGATACTCACCCTGAATTAGTACGTAATTTTGAAGCAGCGGTCGCCACAGCTCTGAGCAGAGCTTACACAGAACACGCGTCAGTTGAGGAAGTAGAGACAGCGCACTTATTTTTGCAGCGCATTCTATATCATATTAATCGGCTTAATTTGTTCTGGTACGATGATTTACGACGCTACAAAAACGAGCGTTCGTATTATTTGCAATGGGTACGCGATCAGATTGAATCGGTTTGGCAAGTGTGGGAACTGGCACAACTTGATGTTGCACAATTACGGCAATTAGACGCCCAGCAGGCACTGATTGAGCGGTGTGAGGCTGACTTGAATCCCACGTTAACAGAGAACAAGCAATATCTACGGCAAGAAATGACGCTGGAAGGATATCGGCATCTGTTAGCGATCGCCTCTCTAGATGGATTAGTGGAAGCCAGCCGTCTATCGCGAATTCTAGGCGGTGCTAGCAACGAAGTACAAGCTACATTAATCCGTGTGTTATTGGAGGAATACGGGAATGGCCGCTTCACCCGGAAACACTCTACCTTTTTCGCCAAAATGATGGCGGAGTTAGGGCTTAATACTCAGCCAGAGGGATACTTTGATATCGTTCCTTGGGAACTGTTAGCTTGTATCAATCACAACTTCTTACTAACAGAATGCAAGCGGCATTTTCTCCGCTACAACGGTGGACTTACTTACTTTGAAATTGCTGGCCCTTCCATCTATAAAGATTACATGAGTGCCGCAGAAAGATTACAGCTTTCAGACACGGCGATGGGTTACTGGGAACTGCACATCCGGGAAGATGAACGACACGGTCAATGGATGTTGCAGGACGTAGCCTTACCCTTAGTAGACCAATACCCAGAGGATGCCTGGGAACTGGTACTCGGTTATGACCAAGAAAAATGGATGGGCGATCGGGCCGGTGCAGCGATCATTCGCTGCATCAAACAGGCAGAGCAATCCGCTTAA
- a CDS encoding HIT family protein produces the protein MQKQKNKFSHLTAIERVKLSFPAQLLLEKNLLQGQILDFGCGFGNDTKLLQQKGFDITGYDPYHLPQYPTHKFDTIICFYVLNVLFLEEQANVLMEVSHFLKPGGKVYYAVRRDIKKEGFREHYIHKRPTYQCIVKLPFKSIHLDESCEIYEYSHYNHQRNSSNHCIFCNPHKNLTLLTESATAYAMFDGYPRSKGHVLIVPKRHVANYFELPFKEQSACWFMANKVQEMLSQEFCPDGFNVGININRDAGQTMMHANIHIIPRYQGDTVGAKGGMRYVIPKKPEKLAVKNKVL, from the coding sequence ATGCAAAAGCAAAAAAATAAGTTTAGCCACCTCACAGCCATAGAAAGAGTTAAACTTTCATTTCCGGCACAGTTATTGTTAGAAAAAAATCTGCTCCAAGGCCAAATTTTAGATTTTGGCTGCGGTTTCGGCAATGACACTAAATTATTACAACAAAAAGGCTTTGATATCACGGGTTATGACCCTTATCATTTACCGCAATATCCTACCCATAAATTCGATACCATAATTTGCTTTTATGTTTTAAACGTTTTGTTTCTTGAAGAACAAGCTAATGTTTTAATGGAAGTTTCGCATTTCTTGAAGCCGGGAGGGAAAGTTTATTATGCTGTGAGAAGAGATATAAAAAAAGAAGGGTTTCGAGAACATTACATTCACAAACGGCCTACTTATCAGTGCATTGTTAAACTTCCCTTTAAATCAATTCACTTAGATGAGTCTTGCGAAATTTACGAGTACAGTCATTATAATCACCAAAGAAATTCATCTAACCATTGCATATTCTGCAACCCTCATAAAAATCTAACTTTGCTAACCGAGTCAGCAACAGCTTATGCCATGTTTGATGGTTATCCTCGAAGTAAAGGCCATGTACTGATTGTACCGAAGCGTCATGTCGCTAATTATTTTGAACTACCCTTTAAAGAACAATCGGCCTGCTGGTTTATGGCTAACAAAGTGCAAGAAATGTTAAGCCAAGAATTTTGCCCTGATGGGTTTAATGTGGGCATAAATATCAATAGGGACGCAGGTCAAACGATGATGCACGCTAATATTCATATTATCCCTCGTTACCAAGGGGATACCGTTGGTGCTAAAGGCGGGATGAGATATGTGATTCCCAAAAAACCTGAGAAATTAGCCGTAAAGAATAAAGTTCTTTGA
- the ypfJ gene encoding KPN_02809 family neutral zinc metallopeptidase: MRWEFGRRSTNVEDRRGTGVSGPVIGGGIGAIILSVIVALLGGDPSVIWEQQQEAPSDRPRTEAPQTQGSGANDRLADFVSVVLADTEDTWQTLFRQRGATYVEPKLVLFSGAVNSACGYARSAVGPFYCPADQKLYIDLSFYQDLKTRHQAPGDFAQAYVIAHEVGHHVQNLMGISDKVQALQRRSDKVTANQLSVRQELQADCFAGIWAHHAQRSRQILEEGDIEEALNAASSIGDDRLQRQAKGYVVPEAFTHGSSAQRVRWFKQGIQTGDPKQCNTFAVANP, from the coding sequence ATGCGTTGGGAATTTGGTCGTAGAAGCACGAATGTTGAGGACAGGCGCGGAACTGGAGTGTCGGGTCCGGTAATTGGGGGTGGCATTGGGGCAATCATTCTGTCCGTGATTGTTGCGCTTCTCGGTGGCGACCCCAGCGTGATTTGGGAGCAACAACAAGAAGCACCGAGCGATCGCCCCCGCACTGAGGCTCCTCAAACCCAAGGTTCTGGGGCGAATGATCGCTTGGCTGATTTCGTTTCCGTTGTCCTAGCAGATACAGAGGATACGTGGCAAACACTGTTTCGGCAAAGGGGAGCGACTTATGTAGAACCGAAGTTAGTTCTTTTTTCGGGAGCTGTGAACTCTGCCTGTGGCTATGCCCGCTCAGCCGTTGGCCCGTTTTATTGCCCCGCCGATCAAAAGCTCTACATTGACTTGAGCTTTTATCAGGATCTGAAGACTCGCCACCAGGCACCCGGAGACTTTGCCCAAGCCTATGTGATTGCTCATGAGGTTGGGCACCATGTCCAGAATCTCATGGGCATTTCCGATAAGGTGCAGGCATTGCAGCGTCGAAGCGATAAAGTAACAGCGAATCAACTTTCAGTTCGGCAGGAATTACAGGCAGACTGTTTTGCTGGCATCTGGGCGCACCATGCCCAGCGATCGCGGCAAATCCTGGAAGAAGGCGACATTGAAGAGGCGCTGAATGCTGCCAGCAGTATTGGGGACGATCGCTTGCAACGTCAAGCGAAAGGCTATGTTGTCCCAGAGGCGTTTACCCATGGTAGTTCAGCCCAACGTGTTCGCTGGTTCAAGCAGGGTATTCAGACCGGCGATCCGAAGCAATGTAATACCTTTGCTGTAGCAAATCCTTAA